The following proteins are co-located in the Trichormus variabilis 0441 genome:
- the rplC gene encoding 50S ribosomal protein L3, whose product MSVGILGTKLGMTQIFDEAGVAIPVTVVQVGPCVVTQVKSKQTDGYAAIQVGYGEVKPKALNRPLLGHLAKSSAPALRHLKEYHTDSSSDYALGQEIKADIFSAGELVDVIGTSIGRGFAGNQKRNNFGRGPMSHGSKNHRAPGSIGAGTTPGRVYPGKRMAGRLGGTRVTIRKLTVIRVDAERNLLLIKGAVPGKPGSLLSIVPAKKVGK is encoded by the coding sequence GTGTCAGTAGGGATTCTCGGCACCAAGCTGGGCATGACCCAAATATTTGACGAAGCAGGAGTCGCAATTCCTGTCACAGTCGTACAAGTGGGTCCATGCGTTGTTACCCAAGTTAAAAGTAAACAAACCGACGGTTACGCTGCCATCCAAGTTGGTTATGGCGAAGTCAAACCCAAGGCCTTGAATAGACCCTTACTAGGGCATTTAGCTAAATCATCTGCCCCAGCATTACGGCATTTGAAAGAGTATCACACAGATAGCTCTAGCGATTATGCTTTAGGTCAAGAAATTAAAGCAGATATTTTTAGTGCAGGTGAACTTGTAGACGTAATCGGTACAAGTATCGGTCGCGGCTTTGCAGGCAACCAAAAGCGGAATAACTTTGGACGCGGGCCTATGTCTCACGGTTCTAAAAACCATAGAGCGCCCGGTTCCATCGGTGCAGGTACAACCCCAGGACGTGTCTATCCGGGTAAGCGGATGGCTGGTCGTTTAGGTGGTACTCGCGTCACCATTCGCAAACTGACCGTAATCCGCGTTGATGCAGAACGCAACCTACTGCTAATTAAAGGAGCTGTTCCTGGTAAACCAGGTTCCTTACTAAGTATTGTACCTGCTAAAAAAGTTGGGAAGTAG
- the rplD gene encoding 50S ribosomal protein L4 — protein MVESVVKNWQGEQVGQKTFELRVAKETTAAHIVHRALVRQQTNARQGTASTKTRAEVRGGGRKPWRQKGTGRARAGSIRSPLWRGGGVIFGPKPRDFDLKMNRKERRLALRTALVSRIDDLILVEEFSNELSRPKTKDLVAAFTRWGAEPESKILLILSEFPENVYLSARNIENLKLIAADQLNVYDLLHADKIVVTTSALEKIQEVYNG, from the coding sequence ATGGTAGAGAGTGTAGTAAAAAATTGGCAGGGAGAGCAAGTCGGACAGAAAACGTTCGAGTTGCGGGTTGCCAAAGAAACAACGGCGGCGCACATCGTACACCGCGCCCTAGTTAGACAACAAACCAACGCTCGTCAAGGAACAGCCAGCACCAAAACCCGTGCTGAAGTCCGAGGCGGTGGTCGTAAACCCTGGCGGCAAAAAGGCACAGGTCGCGCTCGTGCAGGTTCCATCCGTTCACCATTATGGCGTGGTGGTGGTGTGATCTTTGGACCCAAACCCAGAGATTTCGATTTAAAAATGAACCGCAAAGAGCGGCGTTTAGCACTGCGGACAGCACTTGTCAGCCGTATAGACGATTTGATTTTAGTAGAAGAATTTAGCAACGAGCTATCCCGCCCCAAAACCAAAGATTTAGTGGCAGCATTCACTCGTTGGGGTGCAGAACCGGAAAGCAAAATATTGTTAATTTTGTCGGAATTTCCTGAAAACGTGTATTTGTCTGCTCGTAACATTGAGAACTTAAAACTCATTGCGGCTGACCAACTCAACGTTTATGACTTGCTGCACGCTGACAAAATAGTTGTCACCACATCAGCATTAGAAAAAATTCAGGAGGTCTACAATGGCTAA
- a CDS encoding 50S ribosomal protein L23, with amino-acid sequence MAKFDPRNLPDLVRRPILTEKATIMMEQDKYTFEVTPKATKPQIRAAIEDLFQVKVVKVNTALPPRRKKRVGKFIGFKPQYKKAIVTIAPGDVEKIRQVLFPEV; translated from the coding sequence ATGGCTAAGTTTGACCCCCGCAACCTGCCCGATTTAGTGCGTCGCCCCATCTTGACAGAAAAAGCGACCATCATGATGGAGCAGGATAAATACACCTTTGAAGTGACTCCTAAGGCTACCAAGCCACAAATCAGAGCAGCAATTGAAGACCTATTTCAGGTCAAAGTTGTCAAAGTCAATACTGCATTGCCACCACGCAGAAAAAAACGTGTGGGTAAATTTATTGGCTTTAAGCCCCAATATAAGAAAGCGATCGTCACTATCGCCCCTGGGGACGTAGAGAAAATCAGACAAGTTCTATTCCCAGAGGTATAA
- the rplB gene encoding 50S ribosomal protein L2 encodes MGTRSYRPYTPSTRQVTISDFAEITKTEPEKSLTVYKHRAKGRNNQGRITSRRRGGGHKRLYRIIDFKRDKRSIPATVIAIEYDPNRNARIALVSYEDGEKRYILHPNNLKVGTVIIAGPESPIEDGNALPLANIPLGTSVHNVELKAGKGGQIVRSAGATAQVVAKEGNYVTLKLPSGEVRLIRRECYATIGQVGNTDARNLSAGKAGRNRWKGRRPKVRGSVMNPVDHPHGGGEGRAPIGRSGPVTPWGKPTLGAKTRKPKKASSKLIIRRRRKSSKRGRGGRES; translated from the coding sequence ATGGGTACTCGTTCTTACCGCCCTTATACCCCCAGTACTCGCCAGGTTACGATTTCCGACTTCGCGGAAATTACCAAAACCGAGCCAGAAAAGTCACTAACGGTATATAAACACAGGGCAAAAGGCCGCAACAACCAAGGTCGGATTACTAGCCGTCGCCGTGGTGGTGGACACAAAAGACTATATCGGATCATCGACTTTAAACGGGATAAACGTAGTATTCCTGCCACAGTCATAGCTATTGAATACGATCCCAACCGGAATGCTCGGATTGCCTTAGTTTCCTATGAAGATGGGGAAAAACGGTACATTCTGCATCCAAACAACTTAAAAGTTGGGACAGTAATTATTGCTGGGCCTGAATCTCCCATTGAAGATGGTAATGCTTTACCCTTGGCGAACATCCCCTTAGGTACAAGCGTTCACAACGTAGAGTTAAAAGCAGGTAAAGGCGGTCAAATTGTTCGCTCTGCTGGTGCTACAGCTCAAGTCGTAGCCAAAGAAGGCAATTACGTCACTCTCAAGCTACCTTCTGGAGAAGTCCGCTTGATTCGCCGGGAATGCTACGCCACCATCGGCCAAGTAGGTAACACGGACGCGAGAAACTTAAGTGCTGGTAAAGCCGGAAGAAATCGCTGGAAAGGTCGCCGTCCCAAAGTTAGAGGTAGCGTCATGAACCCAGTAGACCACCCACATGGTGGTGGTGAGGGTAGAGCGCCTATCGGTAGATCAGGCCCTGTAACTCCTTGGGGTAAACCTACCTTAGGTGCTAAAACACGCAAACCCAAGAAAGCCAGCAGCAAGTTGATTATACGCCGTCGTCGTAAGTCTTCTAAACGCGGTCGTGGTGGTCGTGAGTCTTAA
- the rpsS gene encoding 30S ribosomal protein S19, translated as MGRSLKKGPFIADHLLSKIEKLNDKNEKQVIKTWSRASTILPLMVGHTIAVHNGRQHVPVFISEQMVGHKLGEFAPTRTYRGHGKSDKKAGR; from the coding sequence ATGGGTCGTTCTCTTAAAAAAGGTCCTTTCATCGCCGATCATTTACTCAGCAAAATTGAAAAGCTCAATGACAAAAATGAAAAACAAGTCATTAAAACTTGGTCAAGAGCTTCCACCATTTTGCCCTTAATGGTAGGTCATACTATAGCCGTCCACAACGGTCGTCAACACGTTCCAGTTTTTATCAGCGAGCAGATGGTGGGACATAAGTTGGGAGAATTCGCTCCTACTCGTACCTACAGAGGCCATGGTAAATCTGACAAAAAAGCAGGTAGGTAA
- the rplV gene encoding 50S ribosomal protein L22, translating to MATDTTEVKAIARFIRMSPYKVRRVLDQIRGLSYREALIILEFMPYRATEPVLTLLRSAAANAEHNAGLDRAELVITQAYADQGPVLKRFQPRAQGRAYQIRKPTCHITLAVAANAGAK from the coding sequence ATGGCTACTGATACTACTGAAGTAAAAGCGATCGCCCGCTTTATCAGAATGTCTCCCTACAAAGTACGTCGGGTACTTGACCAAATTCGGGGGCTTTCTTACCGGGAAGCGCTAATTATCCTAGAATTTATGCCCTATCGAGCCACTGAGCCAGTGTTAACACTGCTGCGTAGTGCTGCTGCTAACGCTGAACATAATGCAGGGTTAGACCGCGCCGAGTTAGTGATTACCCAGGCTTATGCTGATCAAGGCCCAGTCCTGAAACGTTTCCAACCCAGAGCGCAAGGTAGAGCCTACCAAATTCGCAAGCCGACGTGTCACATCACCTTGGCTGTGGCTGCTAACGCCGGTGCGAAATAA
- the rpsC gene encoding 30S ribosomal protein S3, whose translation MGQKIHPVGFRLGITQEHQSRWFAEPSRYPELLQEDHKLRQYIEQKLGRLAQNNAGISEVRIERKADQIDLEVRTARPGVVVGRGGQGIEALRTGLQTLLGGNRQIRINVVEVQRVDADAYLIAEFIAQQLERRVSFRRVVRQAIQRAQKAGIQGIKVQVSGRLNGAEIARTEWTREGRVPLHTLRADIDYSYCTAKTVYGILGIKVWVFKGEIIPGQEVAAPPPSTRDRDRDRGDRDREPRRRQQQRRRQQFEDRSNEG comes from the coding sequence GTGGGACAAAAAATTCATCCAGTTGGCTTTCGCCTGGGAATTACCCAAGAACACCAATCGCGTTGGTTTGCCGAACCTAGCCGCTATCCAGAACTTCTACAAGAAGACCACAAACTACGTCAATATATAGAACAAAAACTGGGTAGACTCGCACAAAATAACGCAGGTATTTCCGAAGTACGGATTGAACGGAAAGCCGATCAAATTGATCTAGAAGTGCGTACAGCTCGCCCAGGCGTAGTTGTAGGTCGTGGTGGGCAAGGTATTGAAGCATTGCGTACTGGACTACAAACACTTTTGGGTGGTAATCGCCAAATTCGCATCAACGTAGTAGAAGTACAACGAGTTGATGCTGATGCTTACCTGATTGCCGAATTTATTGCTCAACAGTTGGAACGTCGTGTTTCCTTCCGTCGGGTAGTGCGTCAAGCAATTCAACGCGCTCAAAAAGCTGGCATTCAAGGCATCAAAGTTCAAGTTAGCGGTCGCCTCAACGGTGCAGAAATCGCCCGGACAGAGTGGACACGGGAAGGTAGAGTACCTCTACACACCTTAAGAGCTGATATTGACTACTCTTACTGCACAGCCAAAACCGTTTACGGTATTCTTGGCATCAAAGTTTGGGTATTCAAAGGCGAAATCATCCCCGGACAAGAAGTAGCGGCACCACCGCCTTCAACCCGTGACCGCGACCGTGACCGTGGCGATCGCGATCGTGAACCCCGCCGTCGTCAACAACAACGCCGCCGCCAGCAGTTTGAAGACCGCTCCAACGAAGGATAG
- the rplP gene encoding 50S ribosomal protein L16, whose protein sequence is MLSPRRTKFRKQQRGRMGGLAHRGSTLNFGDFALQAQEPAWITSRQIEASRRAMTRYIRRGGKIWIRIFPDKPVTMRPAETRMGSGKGNPEFWVAVVKPGRILFEIAGVTEEIAREAMRLAAYKLPIKTKFIVRSQVVEEQE, encoded by the coding sequence ATGTTAAGTCCAAGAAGAACTAAATTCCGCAAACAACAACGCGGGCGGATGGGAGGGTTAGCCCACCGGGGTAGCACCCTCAACTTTGGAGATTTCGCACTCCAAGCCCAAGAACCAGCTTGGATCACCTCTCGACAAATTGAGGCTTCCCGTCGGGCAATGACTCGTTATATCCGCCGGGGTGGCAAAATCTGGATTCGGATTTTCCCAGACAAGCCAGTAACCATGCGCCCAGCAGAAACCCGGATGGGTTCCGGTAAAGGTAATCCAGAGTTTTGGGTAGCTGTAGTTAAACCAGGTCGGATTTTATTTGAAATCGCCGGTGTTACAGAAGAAATTGCTCGTGAAGCGATGCGCCTAGCGGCTTATAAGCTACCAATTAAAACTAAGTTTATTGTGCGTTCTCAAGTTGTAGAGGAACAGGAGTAG
- the rpmC gene encoding 50S ribosomal protein L29 → MPLPKISEARELSDERLVEEITAVKKQLFQLRLQKATRQLDKPHQFRHARHRLAQLLTVEGERKRAAATQSPQE, encoded by the coding sequence ATGCCACTTCCCAAAATTTCAGAAGCTAGAGAACTAAGTGACGAGAGACTGGTTGAGGAAATCACTGCTGTCAAAAAACAACTGTTTCAGTTGCGCTTGCAAAAGGCCACCAGACAACTAGACAAACCTCACCAATTCCGCCATGCCCGCCACCGTCTAGCCCAATTGTTAACAGTAGAAGGAGAGCGGAAACGGGCAGCCGCAACTCAATCGCCTCAAGAATAA
- the rpsQ gene encoding 30S ribosomal protein S17, producing the protein MAIKERVGLVVSDKMQKTVVVAIENRAPHPKYGKIVVKTRRYKAHDEDNKCKVGDRVRIQETRPLSKTKRWQVAEILNTKA; encoded by the coding sequence ATGGCAATCAAAGAACGCGTTGGCTTAGTAGTAAGCGACAAAATGCAGAAAACTGTAGTAGTCGCCATCGAAAACCGCGCTCCCCACCCCAAGTACGGCAAAATTGTAGTCAAAACTCGCCGTTACAAAGCTCACGACGAAGACAATAAATGCAAAGTGGGCGATCGCGTGCGGATTCAGGAAACCAGACCCTTGAGTAAAACCAAGCGCTGGCAAGTTGCAGAAATTCTCAACACCAAAGCTTAG
- the rplN gene encoding 50S ribosomal protein L14 produces MIQPQTYLNVADNSGARKLMCIRVLGAGNSRYGFIGDKIIAVVKDATPNMAVKKSDVVEAVIVRTRHHIRRDSGMTIRFDDNAAVIINKDGNPRGTRVFGPVARELRDKNFTKIVSLAPEVL; encoded by the coding sequence GTGATTCAACCCCAAACCTATCTTAATGTCGCAGACAATAGCGGCGCTCGTAAATTGATGTGTATCCGTGTCTTAGGTGCGGGTAACAGTCGTTACGGTTTCATTGGCGACAAGATTATTGCTGTGGTCAAAGATGCCACACCCAACATGGCTGTAAAAAAATCTGATGTTGTGGAAGCAGTGATCGTCCGTACACGCCATCACATCCGTCGTGATAGCGGTATGACCATTCGCTTCGACGATAACGCCGCCGTCATCATCAACAAAGACGGTAACCCCAGAGGCACACGGGTATTTGGCCCTGTAGCACGGGAACTACGCGACAAAAACTTTACCAAAATAGTTTCTCTGGCTCCGGAGGTGCTGTAA
- the rplX gene encoding 50S ribosomal protein L24, with protein sequence MPSKKDTTPKFHKLHVKTGDTVQVIAGKDKGKVGEVIKALPQLSKVIVKGVNIKTKHVKPQQEGESGRIVTQEAPIHSSNVMLYSTKQNVASRVCYTFTAEGKKVRKLKKTGEILDN encoded by the coding sequence ATGCCAAGTAAAAAGGACACAACACCCAAGTTTCATAAACTGCACGTCAAGACTGGCGACACCGTGCAAGTAATTGCAGGTAAAGACAAAGGCAAAGTTGGCGAAGTGATTAAAGCACTGCCCCAACTGAGTAAAGTCATCGTCAAAGGTGTCAATATCAAAACTAAGCACGTCAAGCCCCAACAAGAAGGGGAATCGGGACGGATTGTCACTCAAGAAGCACCGATTCACAGTTCCAACGTCATGCTTTACTCCACCAAGCAAAACGTCGCTAGTCGTGTCTGCTACACTTTCACCGCCGAAGGCAAGAAAGTCAGGAAGCTCAAGAAAACTGGTGAAATTCTCGATAATTAG
- the rplE gene encoding 50S ribosomal protein L5, whose amino-acid sequence MATTRLKTLYQETIIPKLTQQFQYTNVHQVPKLVKITVNRGLGEAAQNAKSLEASLTEIATITGQKPVVTRAKKAIAGFKIRQGMPVGIMVTLRGERMYAFFDRLISLSLPRIRDFRGISPKSFDGRGNYTLGVREQLIFPEIEYDSIDQIRGLDISIITTAKNDEEGRALLKEFGMPFRDQ is encoded by the coding sequence ATGGCGACAACCAGACTCAAAACCTTATATCAAGAGACAATCATCCCCAAATTAACCCAGCAGTTCCAATACACTAATGTTCATCAAGTACCAAAATTGGTGAAAATTACCGTGAACCGGGGTTTAGGGGAAGCAGCTCAAAATGCTAAATCCCTAGAAGCATCATTAACCGAAATTGCTACTATTACTGGTCAAAAGCCAGTAGTCACACGGGCGAAAAAGGCGATCGCTGGCTTTAAAATTCGTCAGGGTATGCCTGTTGGCATCATGGTGACACTAAGAGGCGAACGGATGTATGCTTTCTTCGACAGACTGATTAGCCTATCACTACCTAGAATTAGAGACTTCCGTGGTATCAGCCCCAAAAGCTTCGACGGTCGTGGTAACTATACTCTAGGCGTAAGAGAACAGTTAATCTTTCCAGAAATCGAATACGACAGCATCGATCAAATCCGTGGTCTAGATATTTCTATCATCACCACAGCGAAAAACGACGAAGAGGGCCGCGCCTTACTCAAAGAATTTGGAATGCCCTTTCGCGATCAATAA
- the rpsH gene encoding 30S ribosomal protein S8: MAANDTIADMLTRIRNANMARHQTTLVPATKMTRSIAKVLQEEGFIAEISEEGDEVKRNLVIALKYKGKNRQPLITALKRVSKPGLRVYSNRKELPRVLGGIGIAIISTSSGIMTDREARRQNLGGEVLCYVW; the protein is encoded by the coding sequence ATGGCGGCTAACGACACAATTGCAGATATGCTGACGCGCATCCGCAATGCTAACATGGCAAGGCATCAAACTACACTAGTGCCAGCTACAAAAATGACTCGTAGCATTGCTAAAGTGCTACAGGAAGAAGGCTTTATTGCTGAAATTTCCGAAGAAGGAGACGAAGTAAAACGTAACCTGGTGATTGCCCTGAAATACAAGGGGAAAAATCGTCAACCACTAATTACCGCCCTTAAGCGTGTAAGTAAGCCTGGGTTACGTGTTTACTCCAACCGTAAGGAATTACCAAGAGTACTAGGTGGCATCGGTATTGCCATTATTTCCACATCCAGTGGGATCATGACCGACCGCGAAGCACGGCGGCAAAACTTGGGTGGTGAAGTACTCTGCTACGTCTGGTAG
- the rplF gene encoding 50S ribosomal protein L6: MSRIGKRPITVPAKVQVTIDGTKVVVKGPKGELSRELPVNVSVSQEGETLQVTRRDETRTSRQLHGLSRTLVANMVEGVSQGFQRRLEIQGVGYRAQVQGRNLILNMGYSHQVQIEPPDGIQFAVENNTNVIVSGYDKEIVGNTAAKIRAVRPPEPYKGKGIRYAGEVVRRKAGKTGKGGKK; this comes from the coding sequence ATGTCTCGTATTGGTAAACGTCCAATTACTGTACCAGCCAAAGTGCAAGTCACAATTGATGGCACCAAGGTTGTGGTTAAAGGCCCTAAAGGCGAACTGTCAAGAGAACTACCTGTAAACGTTAGTGTTTCTCAAGAAGGAGAAACCTTACAAGTAACTCGACGTGATGAAACTCGGACTTCTAGACAACTACACGGTTTAAGCCGGACTCTAGTTGCCAACATGGTGGAAGGGGTTTCTCAAGGTTTCCAACGCCGTTTAGAAATTCAAGGCGTGGGTTATCGCGCTCAAGTTCAAGGGCGTAACCTGATTTTAAACATGGGTTATAGCCATCAAGTCCAAATTGAACCACCGGATGGGATTCAGTTTGCTGTCGAAAATAACACCAACGTTATAGTCAGTGGATATGACAAGGAAATTGTAGGTAACACAGCAGCGAAAATCCGTGCCGTTCGTCCACCAGAGCCTTACAAGGGTAAAGGTATCCGCTACGCCGGTGAAGTGGTCAGACGTAAAGCTGGTAAGACTGGTAAGGGTGGTAAGAAGTAA
- the rplR gene encoding 50S ribosomal protein L18 codes for MKLTRRESKQRRHRRVRGKVQGSPERPRLAVFRSNEHIYAQVIDDTQHHTLVSASTVEPEVKSSLASGANCEASSQIGKLIAVRSLEKGITKVVFDRGGNLYHGRIKALAEAAREAGLDF; via the coding sequence ATGAAACTCACTCGTAGAGAATCAAAACAGCGTCGCCATAGACGCGTTCGTGGTAAAGTTCAAGGTTCTCCAGAACGTCCACGTCTGGCTGTCTTTCGCTCTAATGAGCATATTTATGCTCAAGTAATTGATGATACACAACATCACACACTGGTATCGGCATCAACCGTAGAGCCAGAGGTGAAATCTAGTTTGGCTTCCGGTGCAAACTGCGAAGCATCGTCACAAATTGGCAAATTGATCGCAGTGCGATCGCTCGAAAAAGGCATCACTAAAGTCGTATTTGATCGTGGTGGTAACTTATACCACGGACGCATCAAAGCACTAGCCGAAGCAGCACGCGAAGCTGGTTTAGACTTCTAA
- the rpsE gene encoding 30S ribosomal protein S5 has protein sequence MATGRRKANRTKKEETNWQERVIQIRRVSKVVKGGKKLSFRAIVVVGNERGQVGVGVGKASDVIGAVKKGVADGKKHLIDIPITKSNSIPHPIDGVGGGAKVMMRPAAPGTGVIAGGAVRTVLELAGVRNVLAKQLGSNNPLNNARAAVNALSTLRTLAEVAEDRGIAIEKLYI, from the coding sequence ATGGCAACAGGTCGTCGTAAAGCGAACCGTACAAAAAAAGAAGAAACTAACTGGCAAGAGCGCGTAATTCAGATCCGGCGGGTGAGCAAGGTTGTTAAAGGTGGTAAAAAACTCAGCTTCCGGGCGATCGTTGTTGTAGGTAACGAACGCGGTCAAGTCGGAGTCGGGGTAGGTAAAGCCTCGGACGTTATAGGTGCTGTGAAAAAAGGTGTAGCCGACGGCAAAAAACACCTGATTGATATCCCCATCACCAAATCTAACTCCATTCCCCATCCTATTGATGGTGTAGGTGGCGGTGCTAAGGTCATGATGCGCCCAGCTGCTCCCGGTACTGGTGTAATTGCTGGTGGTGCTGTCCGGACTGTATTGGAATTGGCGGGAGTGCGTAACGTTTTAGCCAAGCAACTCGGCTCTAACAATCCACTCAACAACGCCAGAGCAGCCGTCAACGCCTTATCGACACTACGCACCTTAGCTGAAGTAGCTGAAGACCGAGGCATTGCGATCGAAAAACTCTACATCTAA
- the rplO gene encoding 50S ribosomal protein L15: MRLNDVKPQKGSKKRRRRVGRGISAGQGASAGLGMRGQKSRSGSGTRPGFEGGQQPLYRRIPKLKGFPVVNRKIYTTINVEKLADLPANTEVTLESLRASGILTAVKGPLKVLGNGDLGVALNVKAAAFTGQARSKIEAAGGSCEVLG; the protein is encoded by the coding sequence ATGAGACTCAACGATGTTAAGCCCCAAAAAGGCTCGAAAAAACGCCGTCGCCGTGTAGGTAGAGGTATCTCTGCTGGCCAGGGTGCTAGTGCTGGTCTGGGTATGAGAGGTCAAAAATCACGTTCTGGTAGTGGTACCAGACCTGGTTTTGAAGGTGGTCAACAGCCATTGTACCGCCGGATACCCAAGCTGAAAGGTTTTCCTGTAGTTAATCGGAAAATTTACACTACGATTAATGTAGAGAAGCTAGCTGATCTCCCTGCAAATACAGAAGTAACTTTGGAATCTTTGAGAGCATCCGGTATTTTAACTGCTGTCAAAGGCCCATTGAAAGTTTTGGGTAATGGAGACTTAGGTGTAGCCCTCAACGTTAAGGCAGCAGCTTTCACAGGTCAAGCTCGGAGCAAAATTGAGGCTGCTGGAGGAAGTTGTGAAGTTTTAGGGTGA
- the secY gene encoding preprotein translocase subunit SecY, whose product MISRDKAPTAQETFMQMAQAAGLRGRLLVTVGILILVRLGIFLPVPGIDRTRFAEAISSNNAIFGLLDIFSGRGLSTLGVFALGILPFINASIIIQLLTAAIPSLENLQKNEGEAGRRKISQITRYVTVGWAIFQSLAFSALFLQQFALQPGPVFVAETAIALTAGSMFVMWASELITERGIGNGASLLIFVNIVASLPKSLGDTIDLVQVGGREIVGRVIVLVLVFLATIVGIVFVQEGIRRIPIISARRQVGRRVLAEQRSYLPLRLISGGVMPIIFAAAILSLPLLIANFTKNPELANIVNTYLSPGGSGSWVYALVYLISIVFFSYFYSSLIVNPVDVAQNLKKMGSSIPGIRPGKATSEYIERVINRLTFLGAIFLGLVAIIPTAVERALGVPTFRGLGATSLLILVGVAIETAKQVQTYVISQRYEGMVKQ is encoded by the coding sequence ATGATCAGTCGAGATAAAGCCCCAACGGCTCAAGAAACTTTTATGCAGATGGCACAAGCAGCTGGGCTGAGAGGCAGGCTGCTTGTAACTGTCGGTATTTTAATCCTGGTTCGCCTGGGTATATTTTTACCAGTACCAGGAATTGATAGAACTCGTTTTGCCGAAGCAATTTCGAGCAATAATGCCATATTCGGTTTATTGGATATATTTTCAGGGCGAGGACTTTCAACTTTGGGAGTCTTTGCTTTAGGGATTTTGCCTTTTATTAATGCGTCAATTATCATCCAATTACTGACTGCGGCAATACCATCTTTAGAAAATTTACAGAAAAATGAGGGCGAAGCGGGTCGGCGGAAAATTTCCCAAATCACTCGCTACGTAACTGTAGGCTGGGCAATTTTTCAGAGTCTAGCTTTCTCTGCTCTATTTCTCCAGCAGTTTGCTTTGCAACCAGGCCCAGTATTTGTAGCAGAAACAGCGATCGCATTGACTGCTGGTTCTATGTTCGTTATGTGGGCATCGGAACTGATCACAGAACGTGGTATTGGTAACGGAGCATCTTTGTTGATTTTTGTCAACATTGTCGCATCATTACCAAAATCCTTAGGTGACACCATTGACTTAGTGCAAGTTGGTGGACGAGAAATTGTTGGTCGCGTGATTGTGCTAGTGTTAGTATTCCTGGCAACAATCGTGGGCATTGTATTTGTACAAGAAGGCATCCGGCGCATCCCGATCATCTCGGCTCGTCGTCAAGTTGGTCGTCGGGTACTAGCAGAACAGCGTAGCTATTTACCCTTACGTCTCATCTCTGGTGGTGTTATGCCAATCATTTTTGCAGCAGCCATCTTGAGCTTGCCACTTTTGATTGCTAATTTCACCAAGAATCCAGAATTGGCTAACATTGTCAATACTTATTTGAGTCCAGGGGGTTCTGGATCTTGGGTATACGCTCTGGTGTACTTAATTTCCATTGTTTTCTTTAGCTACTTCTATTCTTCTTTGATTGTTAACCCTGTTGACGTAGCTCAGAACCTCAAGAAAATGGGTTCTAGTATTCCGGGTATTCGTCCTGGAAAGGCAACTAGTGAATACATCGAACGGGTAATTAACAGACTAACTTTTTTGGGCGCAATCTTTTTGGGTTTAGTGGCAATTATTCCTACCGCCGTAGAAAGAGCCTTAGGAGTACCGACCTTTAGAGGATTGGGTGCGACTTCATTGCTAATTCTGGTTGGTGTAGCAATTGAGACAGCTAAACAAGTGCAAACTTACGTTATTTCTCAGCGTTATGAAGGAATGGTGAAACAATAG